The proteins below are encoded in one region of Sphingobacteriales bacterium:
- a CDS encoding S-adenosylmethionine:tRNA ribosyltransferase-isomerase, with amino-acid sequence MMLSAQNFNYYLPDEKIARYPLAVRHLSKLLVFNEEIIHHATFIDIDKFLPKDSLLIFNNTRVIQARLKFHKKTGAVIEVFCLEPAATHEELIDFLNASGSVRWKCLVGNLKRWKNEEVLQKTMEVDGKNISLTARNLGVMDDVFLIEFEWDNDFSFFEVLEHFGETPLPPYLKRQADEKDKETYQTVYALHHGAVAAPTAGLHFTEEVFKKLEEKRIDKAFLTLHVSAGTFQPLKVLNPAEHPMHTEQISFSRDFIEKLLNFEGKMISVGTTSLRALESLYWYGVLLYNHSEAAFFIPKLFPYSFEKNPLSLRQSLSVIHEYMKRKDIENLNGSTEIMIYPGYRFNFGDGIITNFHQPKSTLLLLIAAFIGDSWEKIYHTALEENYRFLSYGDSMLLLR; translated from the coding sequence ATGATGCTATCTGCTCAAAACTTCAATTATTACTTGCCTGACGAAAAAATTGCACGCTACCCTTTAGCGGTTCGTCATTTATCAAAATTACTTGTCTTTAATGAAGAAATTATTCATCACGCTACTTTTATTGACATCGACAAGTTTTTACCCAAAGACAGCCTGCTGATATTCAACAACACACGGGTCATTCAGGCCAGGCTTAAATTTCACAAGAAAACAGGTGCAGTCATCGAGGTTTTTTGCCTTGAACCTGCTGCCACTCATGAGGAATTGATTGATTTTTTAAATGCCAGCGGATCAGTAAGATGGAAGTGCCTTGTCGGAAATCTGAAAAGATGGAAAAATGAGGAGGTATTGCAAAAAACGATGGAGGTTGATGGAAAGAATATCAGCCTGACTGCAAGAAACCTTGGTGTGATGGATGATGTGTTTCTGATTGAATTTGAATGGGATAACGATTTCAGTTTTTTTGAAGTTCTTGAACATTTCGGGGAAACGCCTTTACCACCTTACCTGAAACGTCAGGCAGATGAAAAGGATAAAGAAACGTATCAGACGGTGTATGCCCTTCATCATGGTGCAGTAGCTGCCCCGACTGCCGGACTTCATTTCACGGAAGAAGTTTTTAAAAAGCTTGAAGAAAAAAGAATTGACAAGGCTTTTCTGACCCTTCATGTCAGTGCAGGTACTTTTCAGCCTCTGAAAGTCCTCAATCCCGCTGAACATCCCATGCATACCGAACAGATTTCTTTTTCCCGTGATTTTATTGAAAAACTGCTGAATTTTGAAGGGAAGATGATCAGTGTCGGAACAACAAGCTTAAGAGCATTGGAAAGCCTTTACTGGTATGGAGTCTTGCTGTATAACCATTCTGAGGCAGCTTTTTTCATCCCGAAATTATTCCCTTACAGCTTTGAAAAAAATCCACTTAGCCTCAGGCAGTCTTTATCGGTTATTCATGAATACATGAAACGAAAAGATATTGAAAATCTGAATGGTAGTACTGAAATTATGATTTACCCCGGTTATCGTTTCAATTTTGGGGATGGAATAATCACCAATTTTCACCAACCTAAAAGCACTCTCTTATTGCTGATTGCCGCTTTTATTGGCGATAGCTGGGAAAAAATTTACCATACCGCTCTTGAAGAAAATTACAGGTTTCTAAGTTATGGTGATTCAATGTTACTGTTAAGATAA
- a CDS encoding DUF4293 domain-containing protein: MIQRFQSLFLLLSAVFAIVLFFVKVSFPAAVNEKDVSNLITVCYVSEYQQDDDGFKTKPLFFSGILNTLVAVISLLTIFLYKNRIRQSLFCRLNILLGAGLIVAIIFVFENYGGVKQLIGNESKHYLILILPALSVLFSYLANLFILKDERLVRSADRIR, translated from the coding sequence ATGATACAGAGATTTCAAAGCTTGTTTTTACTGCTGTCAGCCGTTTTTGCAATTGTTTTGTTTTTTGTGAAAGTCAGTTTTCCGGCAGCCGTCAATGAAAAGGATGTAAGTAATTTAATAACAGTTTGTTATGTTTCAGAATACCAGCAAGATGATGATGGTTTTAAAACTAAACCCTTATTCTTTTCCGGGATACTAAATACATTGGTAGCTGTCATTTCGCTGCTTACAATATTTCTTTACAAGAACAGAATCCGTCAGAGTTTGTTTTGCCGTCTGAATATTTTGTTAGGAGCAGGACTAATCGTAGCGATTATTTTTGTTTTTGAAAATTACGGAGGGGTAAAACAATTGATAGGCAATGAATCGAAACATTATTTAATCCTGATTTTGCCTGCTTTGTCGGTACTGTTTTCTTATCTTGCCAATTTATTTATCCTGAAAGATGAGCGGCTGGTGAGGTCGGCAGACCGTATCAGATAA
- the menB gene encoding 1,4-dihydroxy-2-naphthoyl-CoA synthase — MSTNIVWEPIKTYEEILFEFFEGIAKISINRPHKHNAFTPKTVQEMIEAFHICRDKPEIEVIILTGVGDKAFCSGGDQSVRGHGGYLDKEGIPHLNVLELQKIIRSIPKAVIAMVAGYAIGGGHVLHVICDLTIAAENARFGQTGPKVGSFDGGFGASYLARIVGQKKAREIWYLCEQYSAHEALDMGLVNKVVPLVNLEETTVEWCRKIQKKSPLAIRALKSAFNAELDGQAGIQELAGNATLFYYLTDEAKEGFTSFLEKREPDFKKFPKFK, encoded by the coding sequence ATGAGTACAAATATTGTTTGGGAACCCATAAAAACCTATGAGGAAATACTATTTGAATTTTTTGAAGGAATAGCTAAAATCAGCATTAACCGTCCCCACAAGCACAATGCATTTACCCCCAAAACAGTTCAGGAAATGATAGAAGCGTTTCATATTTGCCGGGATAAGCCTGAGATAGAAGTCATCATCCTGACAGGAGTAGGCGACAAAGCATTTTGTAGCGGAGGCGATCAGTCGGTTCGTGGCCATGGGGGATACCTTGACAAGGAAGGAATACCCCATCTGAATGTACTTGAACTTCAGAAGATTATAAGAAGCATTCCCAAAGCAGTTATCGCCATGGTGGCAGGTTATGCCATAGGCGGAGGTCATGTGCTGCATGTCATCTGCGACCTGACCATAGCAGCCGAGAATGCCCGTTTCGGGCAAACAGGGCCTAAAGTCGGGAGCTTCGATGGTGGATTCGGAGCTTCTTACCTCGCCCGTATTGTCGGACAAAAAAAAGCAAGGGAAATATGGTACCTGTGCGAACAATACAGTGCCCACGAGGCCCTCGACATGGGACTGGTCAACAAAGTGGTTCCTCTGGTTAACCTCGAAGAAACAACCGTAGAATGGTGCAGAAAAATACAGAAAAAAAGCCCACTTGCCATACGCGCACTCAAGTCGGCTTTCAACGCTGAGTTGGACGGACAAGCCGGTATTCAGGAACTTGCAGGTAATGCCACCCTCTTCTATTACCTGACCGATGAAGCAAAGGAAGGCTTTACTTCTTTCCTTGAAAAACGAGAACCTGACTTTAAAAAGTTTCCTAAATTTAAATAA
- a CDS encoding 3'-5' exonuclease: MLEKVSLDKVLFLDIETVPAFPDIEQAPEEYKKLWEKKAEQLKEKEKDDITPEELYEKAGIYAEFGKIICISVGYLSNDKGSRQFRVKSFFGHDEKIILENFCKLLDSSFNSRFSFLCAHNGKEFDFPYLTRRIIINHIPVPEALETYGKKPWEIEYFLDTLQMWRFGDYKSYTSLALLCYVLGIPTPKDDIEGKDVWRVYYLDNDLERIVNYCEKDVLAVARLFLRFKSMPGIEDEEVVRINV; encoded by the coding sequence ATGCTGGAAAAAGTATCACTTGACAAGGTTTTGTTTCTGGATATAGAAACGGTTCCGGCTTTTCCTGACATCGAACAGGCTCCTGAAGAATACAAAAAGCTTTGGGAAAAAAAAGCCGAACAACTTAAAGAAAAAGAAAAGGATGATATTACTCCTGAAGAGTTATATGAAAAAGCCGGCATTTATGCTGAATTTGGAAAAATCATCTGCATTTCGGTGGGTTATCTCTCGAATGACAAAGGCAGCCGTCAGTTCAGGGTAAAATCCTTTTTTGGACACGATGAAAAAATTATCCTTGAAAACTTTTGCAAACTGCTGGATTCGAGCTTTAACTCACGATTCAGCTTTTTGTGTGCCCACAACGGAAAAGAATTTGATTTTCCCTATCTCACCCGCAGAATTATCATCAATCATATCCCTGTACCGGAAGCACTGGAAACTTACGGGAAAAAACCATGGGAAATTGAATATTTCCTCGACACCCTTCAAATGTGGCGGTTTGGCGATTATAAATCCTATACTTCATTGGCACTCCTGTGTTATGTACTTGGCATTCCAACCCCTAAAGACGATATAGAAGGGAAAGATGTCTGGCGGGTTTATTATCTGGATAATGATCTTGAAAGAATCGTTAATTACTGCGAAAAAGACGTTTTGGCTGTAGCACGCCTCTTCCTCAGGT
- a CDS encoding citrate (Si)-synthase: MITIKEKLFEKIEAKRKQVNELLKNYGDAVIDRITISQVLGGMRGIKSLVSDISYLDPNEGIRFRGYTIPEVFEKLPKAGNGEMPIVEGFYYLLLTGDIPGENEIEQMADEFNKRKHVPWYVFDVLRALPRDTHPMTMFSNAIIALQRESKFTKKYREGLKKEDYWEPTYEDSLSLLAKLPEIAAYIYRMKYKNNEFIPPDPHLDMAANFAQMMGIDKPYDDVSRLYFILHSDHEGGNVSAHTGHLIASALSDIYYAISGMLNGLAGPLHGLANQEVLRWIQNEMKKYGGNVPSKEKLAEDVWHTLKSGQVIPGFGHAVLRKTDPRYTAIQNFCNKNIKDDLLFDYVKLLYEVVPPILIEQGKAKNPWPNVDAQSGVLQWHYGVKEYEFYTVLFGLGRALGVTANIIWDRALLYPLERPKSQTIQMLFDFVNKNKDKLEFIAYEELG; the protein is encoded by the coding sequence ATGATTACCATTAAAGAAAAGTTATTTGAAAAAATTGAAGCCAAACGCAAGCAAGTCAATGAGTTACTGAAGAACTACGGAGACGCGGTTATTGACAGAATCACGATCAGCCAGGTGCTTGGAGGCATGAGAGGAATTAAAAGTCTGGTTTCCGACATTTCATATCTCGATCCAAACGAAGGGATACGTTTCAGAGGCTACACCATTCCTGAAGTATTCGAAAAACTTCCGAAAGCCGGAAACGGAGAAATGCCCATTGTCGAAGGCTTTTATTACCTGTTGCTCACCGGAGATATTCCGGGTGAAAACGAAATCGAACAAATGGCGGATGAATTTAATAAAAGGAAACATGTTCCCTGGTATGTTTTTGATGTTCTGCGTGCCCTTCCACGCGATACACACCCGATGACCATGTTTTCGAATGCCATCATTGCCCTTCAGCGGGAATCAAAATTTACAAAAAAATACCGGGAAGGATTAAAAAAAGAAGACTACTGGGAACCCACATACGAAGATTCCCTGAGTCTGCTGGCCAAACTACCTGAAATTGCAGCCTATATCTACCGGATGAAATACAAAAACAATGAATTCATTCCCCCCGATCCCCACCTCGACATGGCTGCCAACTTTGCTCAGATGATGGGTATTGATAAGCCTTACGATGACGTTTCAAGGCTTTATTTTATTCTTCACAGCGATCACGAAGGCGGTAATGTGAGTGCACACACCGGACACCTGATTGCCAGTGCTCTTTCAGATATTTATTACGCCATCAGCGGAATGTTAAACGGCCTTGCCGGGCCGCTTCACGGATTGGCCAATCAGGAAGTACTGAGATGGATTCAAAATGAAATGAAAAAATATGGAGGGAACGTCCCGTCAAAAGAAAAACTGGCCGAAGACGTCTGGCATACACTCAAATCGGGACAGGTCATTCCCGGTTTCGGCCATGCTGTTTTGCGTAAAACCGACCCGCGTTATACTGCCATTCAGAACTTTTGCAATAAAAACATCAAAGATGACCTGCTGTTCGATTATGTAAAACTGCTATATGAAGTGGTTCCACCCATTCTGATTGAACAGGGGAAAGCCAAAAACCCATGGCCAAATGTGGATGCTCAATCCGGTGTGCTGCAATGGCATTATGGCGTAAAAGAATATGAATTTTACACAGTACTGTTTGGATTAGGACGAGCACTTGGGGTAACGGCAAATATTATTTGGGACAGAGCCTTGCTTTACCCGCTCGAAAGGCCTAAATCGCAAACCATCCAGATGCTTTTCGACTTTGTCAATAAAAACAAAGACAAACTTGAATTTATAGCTTATGAAGAGCTGGGCTGA